In Coregonus clupeaformis isolate EN_2021a chromosome 7, ASM2061545v1, whole genome shotgun sequence, one genomic interval encodes:
- the LOC121569555 gene encoding protein Wnt-9b yields MCSRLPRTACLLRLIAICILLSHTAAYFGLTGREPLVFLPAPFSNEPPTGKAHLKQCEQMTLTRRQKRLCRREPGLAETLRESVRLSLLECRYQFRNERWNCSLDGRGSLLKRGFKETAFLLAVSSAALSHALAKACSSGRMERCTCDDSPGIQHREAWQWGVCGDNLKYSTKFLKKFLGQKRVSKDLRAQIDSHNINVGIRAVKSGLKTTCKCHGVSGSCAVRTCWKQLSPFHDTGRLLKFRYDTAVRVLSVTNTATGETELAGPRRHGQSHRSTDLVFLEESPSFCRQSRYSPGTAGRSCAKDTSCQSLCCGRGYNTAMHLTTLSCHCQVRWCCHVECQTCVREEEVYTCKNT; encoded by the exons ATGTGCTCTAGGCTCCCAAGGACCGCCTGCCTACTGCGACTCATTGCGATCTGCATCCTCCTCTCGCACACTGCAGCATATTTTGG GCTGACAGGCCGAGAGCCCTTGGTCTTTTTGCCTGCGCCGTTCTCCAATGAACCTCCAACGGGAAAAGCTCACCTGAAACAATGCGAGCAGATGACACTGACCCGTAGGCAGAAACGACTGTGTCGCCGCGAGCCGGGTTTGGCGGAGACGCTGCGTGAATCAGTGCGCCTCAGCCTCTTGGAGTGCCGCTATCAATTCCGGAACGAGCGCTGGAACTGTAGCTTGGACGGCCGCGGGAGTCTTCTGAAAAGAG GCTTCAAGGAGACGGCCTTTCTTCTTGCGGTGTCTTCAGCGGCATTGTCCCACGCGCTAGCAAAGGCTTGCAGCTCAGGCCGAATGGAGAGGTGCACGTGCGATGACTCCCCAGGAATACAGCATCGCGAGGCATGGCAGTGGGGGGTCTGCGGTGACAACTTGAAATACAGCACCAAATTTCTCAAGAAGTTCTTGGGCCAGAAGAGGGTCAGCAAAGACCTGAGGGCGCAGATCGACTCCCACAACATTAACGTTGGAATCCGG GCAGTGAAGAGTGGCCTGAAGACTACCTGTAAGTGTCACGGCGTCTCCGGTTCCTGTGCCGTGCGGACCTGCTGGAAGCAACTGTCCCCGTTCCACGACACTGGGCGGCTGCTCAAGTTCCGCTACGACACTGCCGTGCGTGTGCTGAGCGTCACCAACACGGCTACCGGGGAGACGGAGCTGGCGGGGCCACGTCGCCACGGCCAGAGCCACCGCTCCACTGACCTGGTGTTCCTGGAGGAATCCCCCAGCTTCTGCAGGCAGTCACGCTACTCCCCCGGCACGGCCGGACGCTCCTGTGCCAAGGACACCAGCTGCCAGAGCCTGTGCTGCGGGCGCGGCTACAACACGGCCATGCACCTCACCACCCTCTCCTGCCACTGCCAGGTGCGCTGGTGCTGCCATGTAGAGTGTCAAACCTGTGTCAGGGAGGAGGAAGTGTACACCTGCAAAAATACCTGa
- the LOC121569556 gene encoding ADP-ribosylation factor 2, which yields MGNMFAGLFKNLFGKKEMRILMVGLDAAGKTTILYKLKLGEIVTTIPTIGFNVETVEYKNISFTVWDVGGQDKIRPLWRHYFQNTQGLIFVVDSNDRERVNEAREELTRMLAEDELRDAVLLVFANKQDLPNAMNAAEITDKLGLHSLRQRNWYIQATCATSGDGLYEGLDWLSNQLKNAK from the exons ATGGGGAACATGTTTGCAGGCCTGTTTAAGAATCTCTTTGGTAAAAAAGAGATGAGGATTCTGATGGTGGGGCTGGATGCTGCCGGCAAGACCACCATCCTATACAAGCTCAAACTGGGAGAGATCGTCACCACAATCCCTACCATCG gtTTTAACGTTGAGACTGTAGAATACAAGAACATCAGCTTTACTGTGTGGGATGTGGGCGGTCAGGACAAGATCAGGCCTCTGTGGCGGCACTACTTCCAGAACACCCAAG GTCTGATCTTTGTGGTGGACAGTAATGATAGGGAGAGAGTGAACGAGGCGCGGGAGGAGCTGACAAGGATGCTGGCTGAGGACGAGCTGAGGGACGCCGTGCTGCTTGTGTTCGCTAACAAACAG GACCTCCCCAACGCTATGAACGCAGCGGAGATCACAGACAAGCTGGGCCTGCACTCCCTGCGCCAGCGTAACTGGTACATCCAGGCCACCTGCGCTACCAGCGGGGACGGTCTCTACGAGGGCCTCGACTGGCTCTCCAACCAGCTGAAGAACGCAAAATGA